GAGAGTGGGAAAGCCTTTCTGTTTTTCCATTTGATCAGAAGTAATGAAGTGTTTTATTGCAAAAAATATAATATCTAGGATTTTGTTAGTGTCCAAACCTGTGAAGCTGAATGTAAACGAGGGTTTCCACCAAGACTTGAATGCCAAAGCTAAAGAAGATTTTGAGGGACCTAACTTTCCCTATTAAGAAAGGAACATTGAATATTAGAGATAATGGAATAAACAAATACAACACTTCATACTTCAGTTTTTTTTTCTCTACGTGTAAATAAAAAAATTTGTTAAAATTTTCTATACATATTTTCACACATTATTTTGGGAGTTATGCAAAACCATTTAGGGGTGCTACTGCATTTGTAACGTGATATCACCCACACATAGTGTTTGTAGCACTAGAACCTCTCTTTGTTATTAGCAATTGGAGGCATATTAATAAAGATGTGTAACAGACCTTTAGTAGTAAGTTCTTATTAGCCTGCCAGTTTGCAGCTATCTGAAACGAGGAATTGTCGGCATCATCTGTTGGTTCGTCCTTACCCACCCTAGAAAAAAAAGGTCATGTAAAATTGAATTCAATTGCATTGATGAAAAACTGAAAACCATGAGTTCATTATACGCTCACCTTGTGGCTAGCTCAAGCCCAAAATCTATGTAGTTTGTAATTTTGGTTGCTTCCGTAGGAATCACAGAGTATACCTAATGGACACGCACAAATACATAGATTTGATCAAATCTCAAAAAAAATTGTGATTTGCAAAATGAGATATCTAAATAATAAAGTTTCATATTACACTCAAGAAATTGCACGAGACTAAACTATTTCTACTAACTGCAACTCCTATTCAGAATTGATTGTGCATCCTTTAATTCCTTCATTTATGTCAATTATCCACAATTGTACCCCATTCTACTAACATTCACATAGCATATGATAAGATAGATATCTATAATCAAATTTAGCGCATGTGTTTACTATATCAGTTCAATTCAAAGAATATAAACTGTGATAATCCTCATACTAAATATTCAGGATACGTGTATTCATGTGTACAGATGATGCATTCAACGGCTACCATGTAATGTCAGCGCACTTCCTAACACTTAAATATGCTAAAAGCAAAAAGAACGGGAATTACCAGGAAGGTACGTACACAATAATAAACATGCATACAACTAGTAAATGATATATATTCTAACAAGACAACTAACTAAGCTAATCCTTAAAAAACTAATATACTATTTTTTTTAGTTGAACTGATATATAGTAAACTAACGAGGAGATAGACCAGACATCCATTTAGTCTAAAAAATACATATAGCAGGCTAAGAAAATGGGAGGCAGATCAGTCTTAGGGATCACGAATAAAATAGAACTGCATGCCATTCCCTGTATAAAAACAGAACAACGTACAAAACTGAATTATGTCAACAGATAATATAGAACATATCTCCTCTCACCTGCCTTTGGACAACCTGGTGCTGATAGAATGACGCGACCAGCTGCACATCAAGGAAATTGTATGAGATTCAACAACGGTAATCGTGTAATGATTCAATCAAGGCAATAAATTAGTTTTATGTTTTACTTGGTAACAATTTTTGGAAACCACTGATCTTGTTACAAAAATTTAGTTGACCGTGAAAAGAAACATACATAAAAGGCATCTTTAACTGTGATTGGGAAAATTTCTATTTCTCACTGAAAATCCAAGAATTTTACAAAGAAGttcatagaaaagcaacaaaatttCTGGCATATTTCACAATGATGGTACTCATGTATCCAGAAGCACCAGCACTATGTGTATGTAACCTTATCAAAAGATTTTTGTAAGTTACAAAAAGTGCAAAGCTTTTCTTAATAAGCAAATGAGGAAAAACTATAGCGAACCTGTGTGCTTCTGAGAAGCTCTAGAGAGAAATTGAGTGAAGGGCTGAGTGGACTATCTGAACCCACACCATAACTGATTCCGCAATCCCAGTTCTTCAAGTCCTCAAAAGGAAAAGACTTGTTTCCAGCAGTACCTAAAAATGATGCATCAAAAAAGGGCAAATGAAAGTATAAATAAAAACCCTGAAATTCATACATGACAAGAAAACAAAAGACTTGTAAAAGTGCAAATAAATCTGAAATTTACATTTGTCCAAATGTTTTTTTCTTAGGGGCAAAGCCTTTCGAAATATGTGGATAAATGTAAATCTCAGCTTTGTTAGGAAGCCATCATATGAATgccaagaacaaactccaaagccATAACAAAAACAATCCATGCATGCTAAAGAAACAACAGGATTGGCAATTTTGGTAACCCAAAGTTTTGTGCAATATAGAATACTTTAGTATGTATTATGCTTCAGCCTACAACTTTACAGTTTTTCCTATTGTAAGCCCAATAACCAGTTGATACATGTAATAGACTACATGCTTGCTAATTTTGAGTAATCCGGGGTCACAAACTATATTATTTCCAGAAAATGTGGGTATGGTCTTCTGCTTATATTTCCATAAAAAGATAAAAGTGACTATAGTGTTACACCTTTCTCCAAGTGCATGTGTACGGTCTTTCCCATTGTGAATAAAACAGTGTAAACCCAGTCTCTGAAATATAGAGCGATGTTGAATAAAGAAGTGGATTCTAAAATATACACATATAAAAAGACAGTAGGTTTCAGTAAAAACTACACTTCAAAGAAGTGGATTCTAAAATGTACGCGCTTAGGGGCTTGTATTGTCCCCCTGCCCTACAAGTTAAAAAAATTAGTGTGGTTAAAAGGTTTAGTAACACTCACTAAGCGGCTTGCATTGAGCCCCTGCACTCAATCCACCTATTCTCCCAACCAACCATGCACCATAGGGTACCACAGAGACAGAGGGTACCCCACCAGATACTGCAAAGAAAGGTAATATGAACATAATACAATCTGATTGGATACATGAAATACATAACAAGGTAAAATTCATTCAAGTAAAGTTAGACGTGGATATATCCTTACAGAGAGATGGCACAAAAGATGCCCCCAGTGATAGATTCTTCGAATCATATCTCAAACCCATGACACCACTGTCTTCTGAACAAGTGCTGCAAAACAGAAAAAATCATGTTTGTCACTTATTGTTTTATTCATATTTAGATATAAATAGCAGGAAAAAAATATATTCTAATGCATATAGTGCAGGGTCTTTTTAACACCATCAGGTAACAAGTAAGTGAAAATATATGTAACAGCTACATGCACTGCACGGTATATGCACCAAAAtgatgcaaaacataaaataaaatattACAGCCTACCTGTTTCCAAAATGCAAAGGCATTGCATAAAAGGCACCAATACCATATTTAGGAGAATGTGCACTCGATCTGAGCTTCAAAGTGctgtatattaaaaaatataagaaAAATCATCACTATCCACATGCACATAGGCCATCAATGTGGAATCGTTAAAAGTTTTTACTATTGAACAATAAAGATCTTACGATTTCGGCGTTGACACAAGAAAGTGCACAAAGGTATCTGGATTATCCAAATCACTACAAAAACAGTCAAGTCACATTGTGTTTAGAGTATAGTTAACAGGATATCATAAATAATAAGTACATAAGAAATATGACATTTGGTAAACTATGCAATGACTACCTCTGCCATCGAAGCTGAGCCTCCCCGCCAGCTGGTGACGCCTAGCGAAATATAGTTACGGAAAAACCGATTTTTTGTTGCAATATATAAAATAACCAAGGGCAAATTAAATCCTGAAAATAGAACGGCTAGCAATGCATACACAAAACCCATTGATCTTCGTCGACCGATCTCCTACCAAGTAATATATACCCATCAAAACCACACATGTATGATCACAACCAAAACTGGAAGAAAAAAATACGATATCATGAACGACTGTTGCTGGATACAGCTGCGGTCAGATTGACATGAGGATCCTCCACCATCTTGAGCATGACCCCTGCGTTTACGCTCCCAGCTTGATTGAAGTAGTCATCGAACAGGGCGCGCAGCGAGGGCTTCCCGAACCACAGCTCGTACCCTGGCACGAGCATCCTGCATGCTCAAGACCACCATCAGTCACTTCAGCGCGCTTATATACAAGTTCATGCAATTCATAGACTAATTCCTTTTTTAAACTTAATTCGTAGATCAACTTTTTGTAAACTTAATCCGTGGACTAATTAGCCACCGTTAACACGGCACTGCAATTCAGAGAACTAGTGTTTTATCTGCAGAAGCAATCTTTCCGGTTCAAATCAACGGAGCATCGGCAGATAGATACACCTAGTCAAAGCATGAATCTGAAATTGAAATTCTAAACCCGATCGATTCGATGCTGGTAAATCCTGTCACGAGCAAATTAAGTAGCTAACCAACAGCGAGCTTTTTCACGGGAGACAAGCTATGTGGGCGAGGGGGGACGCACCTGGTGCGGGCGGCGTTGGGCGGGGGGTCGATGAGGGGCGGCACCTCCACCTTCGGGTCATGCTTCTTCTTCGGCCTTGGCGTCGGCGTCGGCTTCGGCTCCGGCTCCGGCATCTGCTTCGGCTTTGGCGGTGCCGCCGGctgctgctcccgcaccggcttgcTCCGGGAACTCCCCATCCCTATGCTGCGCCGCCGATCGCCGGTCTCCTCCTGCAAACGTATGACCAGAGATGATTTTGTAGGAGAGTACATGGGTGAATtgtatatttatatataggaaagaGTACATGGCTTTTACGTTATTACAACCACAACAGATCAAACCTAACAGCTGCCCTGTACGGTTTAAATACAATACATGTCAACTATAAAAAAAAATACAACAGACTTTACTTAGCCGGACTCATACTGCTACAATAAACGGTTTAAATACCATACACGTCAACTCAAAAATATGCTTGTCGcgagcatggaataccggatttgatgGGAGGTATATATGTTGCGCCGATCTTATCGCACCATAACACAGGTGGACTACTCGAAGTGGCTACAAGTTCCAAAAGATTAGATTGCACCCATATGATTTCAGCGGTAGCATTAGCCAACGCCTTATACTCAAACTCAGTGCTTGAGCGTGACACAGTGGCTTGTTTCCAAGCATTCCAAGCGACAGCTTGTCGCGCTCTCGGTCCCAGCAAGCTGTGCGTGTGCGGTCCACTCAGTCATGGAAAAGAGTAGTAGGGATATCCCGATTGAAGCACATCGGTCACGGAAATGAGCTGTACCGATATGCCGACTGAAGGACATCGGCTTCGAAGATCTTGAGCGACACGGCCTTTCGCGCTCTCGGTCCCGGCGAGCTGTGCGTGCGTGGTCCACTTGGCTCCGCATCAAGATACCACGTGCATCATAGTGTAGATCATCCGACGTCGAAGCGAATCATCCCGCCTATAGGAAGACGCCACCTGTCTGCACGGCATACCATCACGCAGTCGGGGACAACACGACTGCGTGGCGAGTGTTGGAAATAATCTTGACATGTGACTTGTGAAGGATGTATGTGTGCACAATGTGTAAGTACTAGCCGGTCAATGACAAGTAGTACATGTCGCTAGCGCATGCATTCAGTTGTTAGTTAGATGCATGCAGAGATTAGTTAGTGGCCTAGCTAAAAGGATGTTTTGTTGATGAAGTGCACTGAGAGATTCAGCCACGGAAAGATAACTACTCCTAGTATGCATGCTAGCTGAGTTTGTTTGATTAGTGGCCGGTTGGCCGAGTGAGTTGCATCATGGAGAGATTCGAGGATGTGCTGGTGCATGGAGAGAGTGGGCGTGAGTAGTGCCTAGAGACTTGGTGTTAGTGGCCGGATGTGGCTGTCGAGTGGTGCCTGATGATCAGCTCCCTATGCATATATAATTCAGCAAATGAATAAGAAAAGGAGGCCGTGAGGGCTGGAAGAAAACATGTAGTCTTTGTGTCCACCAAGGAGAAGAGACTCTCGGCAAAGCTTTGTGCTCCTCCTTGGTACATGTGTATACGTCTGTGTGTTTGAGTTTctctgatgtgtgtgtgtgtgttcttgagAGAACCCATTAGAGAGATAGTACAAGAGAGTTGATAAGAGCTTGGGAGATGAGAGAGTGTGCGGGGCAGCTCGAGGAGGAACAGCGAGTCATCACATCATTGAGGATTATGACCCCGAGGACACGTCGAATCATCATGGCACCGAGGCGAAGCTGTCTGGCGTCACTATGATAGATCATCACGTCTTCGAGGAGGATCCCCGCGTCGCCGCGGTGAGATGTCATCACGCTGTCGAGGGGGGTCCACTTGGCGGCATGGTGAAGGATCGTCGTGCCACCGAGGAGAATCTCTCGGTGCCTGGGTGAAGGAATTTGTCCAGCTCCCGCCCGACTATCAGCCCGTCGATCGGCCGATTGCCCGGGATATTGAGAGATCATTTCGTCTTGCGTGACTGTAGCCTTCAAGAGTGTTGACAACTGACGAATGTCATGTGCAATAGGCCCGCCCTCAAGGCGCTGGATTGCGTCTGCCAATCTAGTAACAGCTCTGACATTGTCAATTGGTGTTCAAAGAGTGCAAACATCACCTAGGCCTCGACTGCGAATGTGTTGTTAATATGAGGACCACGTCGAACCATAGATGGAGCCGGCGGGTGACGTGACCGATTGGTTTCTGCTAGCGCTTGCTCTTGCGCCGACAGATCACGCTCGACTTGCGCCAGTCGGGTACACGCAGCTAGGGTGGTCTGGCGCGTAGTCTCCAGAGCGAGATCGGACGGTGTATCACCTATAATGGGAGTGTTGAGGAGATCCTTGGCAGCACACCGTAGCTCCCGAGTGAGTTGTGCCTCGCCACGATGTCCTTCACCCTCTGCAGCATTGTGGGATGCTATAGTAGATGGATCGACTATCGCGCCTCCACGATGGCTTGACACCAGAGGCGGCATACCAGCCACGAAGACTTCTGCCACAGAAGAGACTGGGTCACGTAGTTCTCCTCCCCATCCGAGCACAGTACTGCAGAACACACTACCGGTGGCAAGCACAAAATGGCTATCAGTGACGGGCTTTGGGCCAAGTTGAGCCAGCCACTGGTAACATGTTAATGGTGGCGGGTCAGACGGCTGCCATTAATAATTGGTTACCAGTGGCAGGCTTTTATACGCGCCCACCACGGTAACTTAGAATACCAGTGGTATGCTTTTATTAATGCACAAGTGGTCGCGCACTCCATCCATTCCGCCACTGAATTGTAGGCGCGTGCCAATTTCATATAACAAAAAAACTACGCCCGCGCCTACAATTCAGTCAGTATACAACAATGCAACAGCCATCACTCCTACCGCCATACAAATTTTTCAAAAAGGgatgctttattacttaaaagatttaagcattACATCCGGTCTCTGCATaattaagatgcac
The sequence above is a segment of the Triticum dicoccoides isolate Atlit2015 ecotype Zavitan chromosome 1A, WEW_v2.0, whole genome shotgun sequence genome. Coding sequences within it:
- the LOC119356461 gene encoding uncharacterized protein LOC119356461, which codes for MASHHVACHRHTAAAAWRARIGPSRHISPRAACFLATPPAAPVRLRRLPSQRVPSSAPASAVPCAGDRAAPPSPPSGLPVERRRRHRRCRASPGELLPLPAAPATSLVSSDPLWQTATEETGDRRRSIGMGSSRSKPVREQQPAAPPKPKQMPEPEPKPTPTPRPKKKHDPKVEVPPLIDPPPNAARTRMLVPGYELWFGKPSLRALFDDYFNQAGSVNAGVMLKMVEDPHVNLTAAASPAGGEAQLRWQSDLDNPDTFVHFLVSTPKSTLKLRSSAHSPKYGIGAFYAMPLHFGNSTCSEDSGVMGLRYDSKNLSLGASFVPSLLSGGVPSVSVVPYGAWLVGRIGGLSAGAQCKPLSTAGNKSFPFEDLKNWDCGISYGVGSDSPLSPSLNFSLELLRSTQLVASFYQHQVVQRQVYSVIPTEATKITNYIDFGLELATRVGKDEPTDDADNSSFQIAANWQANKNLLLKGKLGPSKSSLALAFKSWWKPSFTFSFTAANDHSKGTTAYGFGIHVDDLREQVSETQLQ